A DNA window from Flavobacterium sp. contains the following coding sequences:
- a CDS encoding HmuY family protein, with the protein MKKNLLLILSFVLLAFTACNSDDDEPVVNSIAFASTSLNLTAATTPIEIKFATPTAEAGSVTVSFVETAVVSGTDFTTLPAAAGKTVVVPFAKNVSSVTFNFNKLVDAIEGQVKNVVFTITSATINTTIAENKSIQVNFNQTASLGNALAAEVGGPLEPNQVYVDLSSGTMTKAVRNSWDLGFYSGAEFRVVLNNSVKMSAKQLATTNIDEVQATDDAMIINQGSGDATQIDDPTGDITKTTIAEVSATDANNKVYLLYLGNKPADTDPVLGKEGSVGGETRGWKKVRILRSGNDYKVQFADIAATTHQEVVVTKNAAYNFTFFSLIDNKTVSVEPQKAQWDINFTTFTNIIPGATPTPYFYPDFVINNTKGGAQTYQVLVTETTTYDNFTLANVDNTKFTADQRNIGSNWRSTSAPGAGGIPVSQFVLKTDRFYVVKDPAGNYYKLKFTGGALVNLERGHPTFQYAILK; encoded by the coding sequence ATGAAAAAAAATCTTCTCTTAATCCTTTCTTTCGTTTTACTTGCTTTTACGGCTTGTAATAGTGATGATGATGAACCTGTTGTAAATTCAATCGCATTCGCATCGACTTCATTGAATTTAACGGCTGCGACTACTCCAATCGAGATAAAATTTGCTACTCCTACAGCTGAAGCTGGTTCTGTAACGGTTTCTTTTGTTGAGACTGCTGTAGTAAGTGGAACTGATTTTACTACTTTACCGGCTGCAGCTGGAAAAACAGTTGTAGTTCCTTTTGCAAAAAATGTGTCTTCTGTAACTTTTAATTTTAACAAATTAGTTGATGCTATTGAAGGGCAAGTAAAAAATGTTGTTTTTACTATCACAAGCGCTACTATTAATACAACAATTGCTGAAAACAAATCTATTCAGGTAAACTTTAACCAAACAGCTTCTTTAGGAAATGCTTTGGCTGCTGAAGTTGGAGGGCCGTTAGAACCAAATCAGGTTTATGTTGATTTAAGCAGCGGAACAATGACAAAAGCGGTAAGGAATTCTTGGGACTTAGGGTTCTATTCAGGAGCTGAATTTAGAGTAGTTTTAAACAACTCTGTTAAAATGTCTGCTAAACAACTTGCAACTACAAATATTGATGAAGTTCAGGCTACTGACGACGCTATGATTATTAATCAAGGAAGTGGAGATGCTACTCAAATTGATGATCCAACAGGAGATATTACAAAAACTACTATTGCAGAAGTTTCAGCTACAGATGCAAACAATAAAGTATATTTATTGTACTTAGGAAATAAACCTGCTGACACTGATCCAGTTTTAGGAAAAGAAGGATCAGTTGGAGGAGAAACCAGAGGATGGAAAAAAGTTAGAATTTTAAGAAGTGGTAACGATTACAAAGTTCAGTTTGCTGATATCGCAGCAACAACTCACCAAGAGGTTGTAGTTACTAAAAATGCTGCTTACAACTTTACTTTCTTTAGTTTAATTGATAACAAAACAGTGAGTGTGGAACCGCAAAAAGCACAATGGGATATTAACTTTACAACATTTACAAATATTATTCCTGGTGCAACACCAACACCATATTTCTACCCGGATTTCGTAATTAATAATACTAAAGGAGGAGCTCAAACTTATCAGGTTTTAGTTACTGAAACTACTACATATGATAATTTTACATTAGCAAATGTAGATAATACTAAATTTACAGCAGATCAAAGAAATATTGGATCTAACTGGAGAAGTACTAGTGCACCAGGTGCTGGTGGAATCCCTGTATCTCAATTTGTTCTTAAAACAGATCGTTTTTATGTTGTGAAAGATCCTGCAGGAAACTATTACAAATTGAAATTCACAGGAGGTGCATTGGTTAACTTAGAAAGAGGTCATCCAACTTTTCAATATGCTATCTTAAAATAA
- a CDS encoding TonB-dependent receptor: MKIKFTLFAVFTFCQISFSQQKDTIASREKLSEVVVTGQFEPQSIKKSVFNVRVISKEDIKQLAANNLSDVLNQYLNITVKNSGSDGRSTVSMFGLDSQYFKILIDNIPLVSDTGMGTNVDLTQVNLDDVERIEIIEGSMGVTHGANAVSGILNIITKKGAGHKWEISATVQEETVGNEYSLTDKGRHIQAAKVAHNFNENWFVNIGGNRNNFEGFYDDKKGKDYSVNDGLRGYSWLPKEQLVGNAMLGYQKNNFRIFYKFDYYGENVDFYSPILVPQDNYPFPETYFARDKRYITNRYYHHLNANGKLFSQLNFNVSLSRQKQERDAELFNYQIETKQEFDDFRFTYQSKEVLYSTGTLSNFFNSKKVDFQLGYEITNENGFYSGSAGTFLDNQLQSVDVRKRLENYDIFSVAEISLSDKFSIRPGLRYSIQTIFKDQYASSLGLRYLFKKGLEARASLGKSYRTPNFDELYTYFVDSNHNLQGNPDLIPENSTSYEVSFKRSCHFDSGAQIANNLAVTFMDVDDRIDMVLTQTKPTSVYKYININKYKMWNISTTEQYAYKNWNVKVGAALVGISRKIDLAALELTSDDKFLYSLNLNSSISYNIPKWNTLFAVYYKYNGKQQQFEAGTDADGNAKFFLNEIKPYSWMDASVRKLFFKNQFEVTLGARNLFDIQNVQMTQNGGGSTGGAHGSGSSDLLLGYGRSYFLKLTYNLNFN; encoded by the coding sequence ATGAAAATAAAATTTACCCTTTTTGCTGTATTTACTTTCTGTCAAATTTCTTTTTCACAGCAAAAAGATACTATTGCATCACGAGAAAAACTCTCTGAAGTTGTTGTTACAGGGCAGTTTGAACCACAGTCTATAAAGAAATCTGTGTTTAATGTACGTGTTATTTCTAAAGAAGATATCAAACAATTAGCAGCAAATAATCTTTCAGATGTACTGAATCAATATTTAAATATTACTGTTAAAAATAGTGGAAGTGACGGCCGTTCTACAGTTTCGATGTTTGGACTAGATTCTCAATATTTTAAAATCTTAATAGATAATATTCCGCTTGTAAGTGATACCGGAATGGGGACAAATGTTGATTTAACTCAGGTGAATCTTGATGATGTGGAGCGAATCGAAATTATTGAAGGTTCAATGGGCGTAACACACGGAGCAAATGCTGTAAGTGGAATTTTAAATATTATTACTAAAAAAGGAGCCGGACATAAATGGGAAATAAGTGCAACAGTTCAGGAAGAAACCGTAGGTAATGAATATTCTCTTACTGATAAAGGGCGTCATATTCAAGCTGCTAAAGTAGCTCATAATTTCAATGAAAACTGGTTTGTTAATATTGGAGGTAACCGTAACAATTTTGAAGGATTTTATGATGATAAAAAAGGAAAAGACTATAGCGTAAATGATGGTTTACGAGGATATAGCTGGCTGCCAAAAGAACAATTGGTTGGGAATGCAATGTTAGGTTATCAGAAGAATAATTTCAGAATTTTTTACAAATTCGATTATTATGGTGAAAATGTTGATTTTTATAGTCCAATTTTAGTTCCACAAGATAATTACCCTTTTCCCGAAACATATTTCGCAAGAGACAAACGATATATAACAAACCGTTATTATCATCATTTAAATGCAAACGGAAAACTTTTTTCTCAATTAAATTTTAATGTTTCATTATCCCGCCAAAAGCAGGAAAGGGATGCGGAATTATTTAATTATCAAATAGAAACAAAACAAGAGTTTGATGATTTTAGGTTTACATACCAATCTAAAGAGGTATTATATTCTACAGGAACATTAAGTAATTTTTTTAATAGCAAAAAAGTTGATTTTCAATTAGGTTATGAAATTACAAATGAGAATGGTTTTTACAGCGGTTCTGCAGGAACTTTTTTAGATAATCAATTACAATCTGTTGATGTTAGAAAAAGATTAGAAAATTATGATATTTTCAGTGTTGCTGAAATTAGCCTGTCAGATAAATTTTCAATCCGTCCAGGACTTCGTTATTCTATCCAAACAATATTTAAAGATCAATATGCAAGTTCTTTAGGATTAAGATATCTTTTCAAAAAAGGTTTAGAGGCAAGGGCTTCTTTAGGTAAATCATATCGTACACCTAATTTCGATGAGCTTTATACCTATTTTGTTGATTCGAATCATAATTTACAGGGCAATCCTGATTTAATTCCAGAAAATAGTACTTCATATGAAGTGAGTTTTAAAAGATCATGTCATTTCGATTCGGGCGCACAAATAGCCAATAATTTAGCTGTAACTTTTATGGATGTAGATGACAGGATTGACATGGTTTTAACCCAAACGAAGCCTACTTCGGTATATAAATACATCAACATCAATAAATATAAAATGTGGAATATTTCAACCACAGAACAATATGCTTATAAAAATTGGAATGTAAAAGTAGGTGCTGCTCTAGTTGGAATTTCACGCAAAATAGATCTGGCAGCGTTAGAATTAACTTCTGATGATAAATTCTTGTATTCTTTAAACTTAAATTCTAGCATTTCATACAACATTCCAAAGTGGAATACCTTATTTGCTGTGTATTATAAATACAACGGAAAACAGCAACAATTTGAGGCAGGAACTGATGCAGATGGAAATGCTAAATTCTTTTTGAATGAAATAAAGCCATATAGCTGGATGGATGCTTCAGTTCGAAAATTATTTTTTAAAAACCAATTTGAAGTGACGCTTGGAGCTCGAAATTTATTTGACATCCAAAATGTCCAAATGACTCAAAATGGCGGGGGCTCCACTGGGGGAGCGCACGGATCAGGGAGTAGTGATTTACTACTTGGATATGGCCGCTCTTACTTTCTTAAACTTACGTATAACCTAAATTTTAATTAA
- a CDS encoding DUF6607 family protein, with translation MITKSLYFSAIMALTCSLGFSQDKKQQDIKSIKSMCGCYEVKFNFTETFSYPKDSLTYKPSETKHESALEWVELVEDTPNKISMQHLLIVSDDMIIKHWRQDWLFENTDLYSFDKGTSWKYKKLDKKAVKGQWTQKVYQVDDSPRYEGSSTWVHVDGQDYWTNVADAPLPRREQTKRNDYNVLKRRNIHEITATGWNHEQDNDKLIRDDAGKDVLLAQEKGFDVYTKVPDIKCVAAQKWWKENNALWKNVRDKWQTLFDRHKDLNLEAKVDRKALYSLLFDLKPTATKAESDAIIDKFVK, from the coding sequence ATGATTACAAAAAGCCTTTATTTTTCAGCCATTATGGCCTTAACTTGCAGTCTTGGTTTCAGTCAGGATAAAAAACAACAAGACATAAAATCTATTAAATCTATGTGCGGTTGCTACGAAGTGAAATTTAATTTCACAGAAACATTTTCGTATCCTAAAGATTCTCTTACTTATAAACCTTCAGAAACTAAACATGAATCTGCTTTAGAGTGGGTTGAGTTAGTAGAGGATACTCCTAACAAAATCTCAATGCAGCATTTACTAATTGTAAGTGATGATATGATTATCAAGCACTGGAGACAAGATTGGCTATTTGAAAACACTGACTTATATTCTTTTGATAAAGGCACATCTTGGAAATACAAAAAACTAGACAAAAAAGCGGTTAAAGGGCAATGGACCCAAAAAGTATATCAGGTAGATGATAGTCCAAGATATGAAGGTTCATCAACTTGGGTACACGTTGACGGGCAGGATTACTGGACAAACGTTGCTGATGCGCCACTTCCAAGAAGAGAGCAGACAAAACGTAACGATTATAATGTTTTAAAAAGAAGAAACATTCACGAAATCACTGCTACTGGATGGAATCATGAACAGGATAACGATAAACTTATTCGTGATGACGCCGGAAAAGATGTTTTATTAGCACAGGAAAAAGGATTTGATGTTTATACAAAAGTTCCTGATATCAAATGTGTTGCGGCTCAAAAATGGTGGAAAGAAAATAATGCTCTTTGGAAAAATGTTCGTGACAAATGGCAGACTCTTTTTGACAGACATAAAGACTTAAACTTAGAAGCTAAAGTTGATAGAAAAGCGCTTTATTCTCTTTTGTTTGATTTAAAACCAACTGCAACAAAAGCAGAATCTGATGCAATTATCGACAAATTTGTAAAATAA
- a CDS encoding RagB/SusD family nutrient uptake outer membrane protein translates to MKSNYIKLITAVIAVFVLGSCSDDFLDKKPTEFVDYEGATKTTDNLMTLLNGIHRSLYVRYESNQNEDGLGSLMQQIDIAGDDVVFPVTNGWYLQVYNWSSFSNENSQDLRFQFRTYYRIIRNANTIINAADSAIGSDADKKIVKGQALLYRAFCHYQLVQLFGKRYENGITNSQLGVPIILTVGSDNFPRSTVEEVYAQINKDLDEANILLVGYAKPNNSYLDLKVGQGLKARVALTQGNWALAAEYANKARTGKNLMPSTDYTLGFNDYNNKEWMWGSHINEVQSDGFGNFGAYMSRNFSSTVIRSCPKAINSKLYNMIPETDVRSLLFDKTGKHTALELPSNFAKFPYTSQKFLAVSTGDSRCDVPYMRVAEMYLIEAEAKARLGNADAANILFEFEKTRNPYYTLSTNSGQALVDEILLQRRIELWGEGFRFYDLKRTGSALDRTGANHDSGIVNGVMVVDPSDKRWQWLIPRAEINANPLIVQNPL, encoded by the coding sequence ATGAAATCAAATTATATTAAATTAATAACTGCCGTTATTGCAGTGTTTGTTCTAGGATCTTGTTCAGATGATTTTTTGGATAAAAAACCAACAGAATTTGTTGATTATGAAGGAGCAACTAAAACAACAGATAACTTGATGACGCTTTTAAATGGTATTCATAGATCTTTATATGTAAGGTATGAGTCTAATCAGAATGAAGACGGATTAGGGAGTTTAATGCAGCAAATTGATATTGCCGGAGATGATGTTGTGTTTCCTGTGACAAACGGTTGGTATCTACAAGTTTACAACTGGTCTTCTTTTTCAAATGAAAACTCTCAAGATTTAAGATTCCAATTTAGAACGTATTACAGAATAATTAGAAATGCTAATACGATAATCAATGCAGCAGATTCAGCTATTGGCTCTGATGCTGATAAAAAAATAGTAAAAGGACAAGCTTTACTTTATAGAGCATTTTGTCATTATCAGTTAGTACAATTATTTGGAAAAAGATACGAAAACGGGATTACAAATTCTCAGTTAGGTGTACCTATTATTTTGACGGTTGGAAGTGATAATTTCCCTCGTTCAACTGTAGAAGAAGTTTATGCTCAAATTAATAAAGATTTGGATGAAGCTAATATTTTGTTAGTTGGTTATGCAAAACCAAATAATTCATATTTAGACTTAAAAGTAGGACAAGGATTAAAAGCGAGAGTAGCCTTGACACAAGGAAATTGGGCTTTAGCAGCTGAGTATGCTAATAAAGCAAGAACAGGAAAAAATTTAATGCCTTCAACAGATTATACTTTAGGTTTTAATGATTATAATAATAAAGAATGGATGTGGGGAAGCCATATCAATGAAGTTCAAAGTGATGGTTTTGGAAATTTTGGTGCTTATATGTCAAGAAATTTTAGTTCAACAGTAATTCGTTCTTGTCCAAAAGCCATAAATAGTAAATTGTATAACATGATTCCTGAAACTGATGTACGTTCTTTGCTTTTTGATAAAACAGGAAAACATACAGCTTTAGAGTTACCATCCAATTTTGCTAAATTTCCTTATACAAGTCAGAAATTTTTAGCAGTAAGTACTGGTGATAGTCGATGTGATGTACCTTATATGCGTGTGGCGGAAATGTATCTGATAGAAGCAGAAGCAAAAGCAAGACTAGGAAATGCGGATGCTGCCAATATTCTTTTCGAATTTGAAAAAACTAGAAACCCATATTATACTTTGTCTACAAATTCTGGGCAGGCTTTAGTAGATGAAATTTTACTTCAAAGAAGAATAGAATTATGGGGAGAAGGTTTCAGATTTTATGATTTAAAGCGTACTGGCTCTGCTCTTGACAGAACAGGGGCAAATCATGATTCAGGTATCGTAAATGGAGTTATGGTAGTGGATCCATCTGATAAAAGATGGCAATGGTTGATTCCTAGAGCAGAAATCAATGCTAATCCATTGATTGTTCAGAATCCTCTATAA
- a CDS encoding TonB-dependent receptor — protein MKRKIKGLMILVFVLTTQLFFAQERTISGIVSDGNGPIPGANVVVKGTNNGVVSDLDGKYKIKAKTGDVLIFSYMGMKDNIIAVGTSTTINVKLEEVGKELEEVVVVAYGKAKKTSYVGSASQIKSEQLENRPLTNALSVLEGSTSGVQIQSSAGQPGAAPEVRIRGFSSINGSNTPLYIVDGVPYAGDISNLNSSDIESLSVLKDASSTSLYGSKAANGVIIITTKSGKSQKDKFALNLSTGMTSRSIKDYARVNAYDYYPLEWEAIRNSRPMANQAQIDAANTYASARVPVVLVTNPFNVPNESIVGTDGKLNPDAKLLYPQDLDWAKQLERAGVRKNVDFSYQGKSEKSNYFASIGHLDEEGYIRNSGFQRTTARLNLNTSLKEWFKTGVNISGTLTNSKLGTDGVENTSSFKNPFRTIRTMGPIYPVFDHDSNGDYVLGVNGDRVYSTVRGTGASNGRNVVYETLNDTDVVKGLALSARTFFEISFTKDLKFTTNASIDKTYTNRTYSYNTEIGDGAPTGLMGKDDKILTGVTYNQLLNYSKKIGEHSFTALLGHESFDYEKNWTSSSKTGQVAPDIIEYVNYATTTGLTSYTRNYATESYFSRVGYDYLEKYIFSASLRRDGSSKFAKNTRWGNFWSLGGAWVISKENFFKNYPWIDDLKLRASIGQVGNDSHTISDTNDAGTKINGLNYYVSQPTYSLGYDNGNEGGILIYAAAAPDLKWEVNTQKDLALEFGLFKNRLKGSVEYYNRNTDGLIFSVPNPLSSGLDYRVENIGSMVNKGLEVGLDGVIVKTKDFSWNLNINASTINNKITKLPQGEIIDGSKKLAVGHSIYDYWLRDWYGVDPADGYALFVADPKFVNGTDSSIRVVNGVNVTTDQNKALYHYAGSAIPDLFGSFGNTFKYKGLQLNVVCSYQIGGQMYDTNYAALMHTGNNYGSALSTDALRRWQKPGDITDVPRLDINRNTPAAAASDRWLKGSDYLSLRQINLSYKVPSEFISKFEIDNASIYINGENLLLFTKRQGMDPTQTFDGTTQNRYIPSRVISLGVNLNF, from the coding sequence ATGAAAAGAAAAATTAAAGGGCTAATGATTCTTGTTTTTGTTCTTACGACGCAATTGTTTTTTGCACAAGAAAGAACAATCTCGGGAATCGTATCGGATGGAAACGGACCAATTCCTGGTGCAAATGTTGTGGTAAAAGGGACAAATAATGGAGTTGTATCAGATTTAGATGGTAAATATAAGATTAAGGCTAAAACAGGGGATGTTTTGATCTTTTCATATATGGGTATGAAAGACAATATTATAGCAGTTGGCACTTCAACTACAATAAATGTAAAATTAGAAGAAGTTGGAAAGGAATTAGAAGAAGTTGTAGTGGTTGCATATGGAAAAGCAAAAAAAACTTCTTATGTAGGATCGGCTTCACAAATTAAATCAGAACAGCTTGAAAATAGACCTTTAACGAATGCACTTTCAGTTCTAGAAGGTTCAACATCTGGAGTTCAGATTCAAAGTTCTGCAGGTCAGCCTGGAGCGGCTCCGGAAGTTAGAATTCGTGGTTTTAGTTCAATTAATGGTTCAAATACGCCATTATATATTGTAGATGGTGTTCCATATGCAGGGGATATAAGCAATTTAAATTCAAGTGATATTGAGAGTTTAAGTGTTTTAAAAGATGCTTCTTCAACCTCTCTTTATGGTTCAAAAGCTGCAAATGGTGTCATTATAATCACAACAAAATCAGGTAAGTCACAAAAAGATAAGTTTGCATTAAACTTAAGTACAGGTATGACTTCACGTTCTATTAAAGATTATGCAAGAGTAAATGCATACGATTATTATCCTTTAGAATGGGAAGCAATTCGTAATAGTCGTCCTATGGCGAATCAGGCCCAAATAGATGCAGCTAATACCTATGCATCAGCCAGAGTTCCTGTTGTATTGGTGACAAATCCATTTAATGTTCCAAATGAAAGTATAGTTGGTACAGATGGAAAATTAAATCCTGATGCGAAATTATTGTACCCGCAAGATCTTGATTGGGCTAAACAATTAGAAAGAGCCGGGGTTAGAAAAAATGTGGATTTTTCTTATCAGGGAAAATCTGAAAAATCAAACTATTTTGCTTCCATAGGGCATTTAGATGAGGAAGGATATATTCGAAATTCTGGTTTTCAAAGAACGACAGCAAGATTAAATTTAAATACAAGTTTAAAAGAATGGTTTAAAACTGGTGTCAATATTTCAGGAACTTTAACTAATTCGAAATTAGGCACTGATGGTGTAGAAAATACAAGTTCGTTTAAAAACCCGTTTAGAACCATCAGAACAATGGGACCCATATATCCTGTTTTTGATCATGATTCAAACGGTGATTATGTGCTTGGTGTTAATGGTGACCGAGTGTATTCTACAGTTCGTGGAACAGGTGCTTCTAATGGACGTAATGTTGTGTATGAGACATTAAATGATACAGATGTTGTAAAAGGTCTGGCTCTTTCAGCAAGAACTTTTTTTGAAATCTCTTTTACTAAGGATTTAAAATTTACTACAAATGCTTCTATCGACAAGACATACACGAACAGAACTTATTCTTATAATACTGAAATAGGCGATGGAGCACCAACAGGATTAATGGGTAAAGATGATAAGATTTTGACAGGTGTAACATATAACCAGTTATTAAATTATTCAAAAAAAATAGGAGAACATTCTTTTACTGCATTATTAGGTCATGAAAGTTTTGACTATGAAAAAAACTGGACTAGTAGCAGTAAAACTGGTCAGGTAGCTCCAGATATCATTGAATACGTAAATTATGCAACTACTACAGGTTTGACTTCTTACACTAGAAATTATGCTACAGAATCTTATTTTTCAAGGGTTGGTTACGATTACTTAGAGAAATATATTTTTTCAGCTTCGTTAAGAAGAGACGGATCTTCAAAATTTGCTAAAAATACACGTTGGGGTAATTTCTGGTCTTTGGGAGGAGCTTGGGTAATTTCAAAAGAAAATTTCTTTAAAAATTATCCTTGGATTGATGATTTAAAATTAAGAGCATCAATAGGACAAGTTGGGAATGACTCACATACAATAAGCGATACTAATGATGCTGGTACAAAAATAAATGGTTTGAATTATTATGTAAGCCAGCCAACATATAGTTTAGGTTATGATAATGGCAATGAAGGCGGTATTTTGATTTATGCAGCTGCGGCACCAGATTTAAAATGGGAAGTTAACACTCAAAAAGATCTTGCATTAGAATTTGGTTTGTTTAAAAACAGATTAAAAGGTAGTGTCGAATATTATAATAGAAATACAGACGGACTAATCTTTTCAGTTCCCAACCCTTTATCTTCAGGTTTAGATTATAGAGTAGAAAATATTGGTTCAATGGTTAACAAAGGACTTGAAGTTGGCTTAGATGGTGTAATTGTTAAAACAAAAGATTTTTCTTGGAATTTAAATATTAACGCATCGACAATCAATAATAAAATTACAAAACTGCCTCAGGGAGAAATTATAGATGGTAGTAAAAAGCTTGCAGTTGGTCATTCTATCTATGATTATTGGTTAAGAGACTGGTATGGCGTAGACCCTGCTGATGGATATGCATTATTTGTGGCTGATCCGAAATTTGTAAATGGAACTGATAGTAGTATAAGAGTTGTAAATGGTGTAAATGTAACAACCGACCAAAATAAAGCTTTGTATCATTATGCTGGTTCAGCAATACCTGATTTATTTGGAAGTTTCGGAAATACTTTTAAATATAAAGGACTTCAATTAAATGTTGTGTGTTCTTACCAAATAGGAGGTCAAATGTATGATACTAATTATGCTGCATTAATGCATACAGGTAATAATTATGGTTCAGCGTTAAGCACTGATGCTCTGAGAAGATGGCAAAAACCAGGAGATATTACTGATGTACCAAGATTAGACATAAATAGAAATACTCCGGCTGCCGCAGCTTCGGACAGATGGCTGAAAGGTTCTGATTATTTGTCATTGAGGCAAATCAATTTATCGTATAAAGTTCCTTCTGAATTTATATCAAAATTTGAGATAGACAACGCTTCGATTTACATAAATGGTGAAAATTTATTATTGTTTACGAAACGTCAAGGTATGGACCCTACCCAAACTTTTGATGGAACTACTCAGAATAGATATATACCATCGAGAGTAATATCACTAGGGGTGAATTTAAATTTTTAA
- the argS gene encoding arginine--tRNA ligase: MSLSQILTPSIQKAIQALFDVSVDKIEFQTTRKEFEGDITMVIFPLLKVIKSNPAELGNKIGNYLVENVSEVARFNVVSGFLNIVISDSYYLNFFNEIKNNQTFGYVTPDPADKAIMVEYSSPNTNKPLHLGHVRNNLLGYSVAEILKASGKKVYKTQIINDRGIHICKSMLAWEKFGNGETPQSSNLKGDKLVGKYYVEFDKAYKTEINQLVEAGKTEEEAKKQAPIIIEAQDMLKKWEAGDEEVIALWKKMNQWVYDGFATTYTNLGVNFDKYYYESNTYLLGKDVVQVGLDKGVFEKDPDGSVWIDLTDEGLDRKIVLRSDGTAVYMTQDIGTAIQRVKDMPDVGGMVYTVGNEQDYHFKVLFLILKKLGFDWASSLYHLSYGMVDLPSGKMKSREGTVVDADDLMQDMTDTAQQISEDLGKLDSYSADEKAKLYKTIGLGALKYYILKVDPKKRILFNPEESVDFAGNTGPFIQYTYARIQSIIRKADFDFSAKTNIEELHEKEKELVKQIELFPEVIQNAAQNHSPALIANYTYDLVKEYNSFYQSVHILGEVDLTKKIFRVQLSQKVAEVIKSAFTLLGIEVPERM, encoded by the coding sequence ATGTCATTATCACAAATTCTAACACCTTCTATACAAAAAGCAATACAGGCATTATTTGATGTTTCTGTCGATAAAATTGAGTTTCAGACTACCAGAAAAGAGTTTGAAGGCGATATTACGATGGTAATTTTTCCTTTGTTGAAAGTAATTAAAAGTAATCCTGCCGAATTAGGAAATAAAATTGGAAACTATCTGGTTGAAAATGTTTCTGAAGTTGCTCGTTTCAATGTAGTTTCAGGTTTTTTGAATATTGTAATTTCAGACAGCTACTATCTGAATTTCTTTAATGAAATAAAAAACAACCAAACATTTGGATATGTAACGCCAGACCCTGCTGATAAAGCAATTATGGTTGAATATTCTTCGCCAAATACTAATAAACCTTTACATTTAGGCCACGTTCGTAACAACTTGTTAGGATATTCGGTTGCAGAGATTTTAAAAGCTTCTGGTAAAAAAGTTTACAAAACGCAGATCATAAACGATCGTGGAATCCATATTTGTAAATCAATGCTGGCTTGGGAAAAATTTGGAAACGGAGAAACACCACAAAGTTCAAATTTAAAAGGCGATAAATTAGTTGGTAAATATTATGTTGAGTTTGATAAAGCCTACAAAACAGAAATTAACCAATTAGTCGAAGCAGGAAAAACCGAAGAAGAAGCAAAAAAGCAAGCGCCGATTATTATAGAAGCACAAGATATGCTTAAAAAATGGGAAGCTGGAGATGAAGAAGTTATTGCTCTTTGGAAAAAAATGAACCAATGGGTTTATGATGGTTTTGCAACTACTTACACCAATCTTGGAGTTAATTTTGATAAATATTACTACGAAAGCAACACTTATTTATTAGGAAAAGATGTTGTTCAGGTTGGTCTTGATAAAGGAGTTTTTGAAAAAGATCCAGACGGTTCAGTTTGGATTGATTTAACTGATGAAGGACTAGACCGTAAAATTGTTTTACGTTCTGACGGGACTGCAGTCTACATGACGCAGGATATTGGAACAGCAATCCAGCGTGTAAAAGATATGCCAGATGTTGGCGGAATGGTTTACACAGTTGGTAATGAACAAGATTATCACTTCAAAGTATTATTTTTAATTCTGAAAAAGCTAGGTTTTGACTGGGCTTCAAGTCTATATCATTTATCGTATGGTATGGTTGATTTACCATCTGGAAAAATGAAAAGCCGTGAAGGAACTGTTGTAGATGCTGATGATTTGATGCAGGATATGACAGATACTGCTCAGCAAATTTCAGAAGATTTAGGAAAATTAGACAGTTATTCTGCTGATGAAAAAGCGAAATTGTACAAAACAATTGGTCTTGGAGCATTGAAATATTATATTCTAAAAGTAGATCCTAAAAAACGAATCTTGTTTAATCCTGAAGAATCTGTAGATTTTGCAGGAAATACAGGTCCGTTTATTCAATATACTTACGCCAGAATTCAGTCAATAATCCGTAAAGCCGATTTTGATTTTTCTGCAAAAACAAATATTGAAGAACTTCACGAAAAAGAAAAAGAATTGGTAAAACAAATCGAACTTTTTCCAGAAGTAATTCAAAATGCGGCACAAAATCATAGTCCGGCATTAATTGCAAATTATACTTATGATCTGGTAAAAGAATATAATTCATTTTATCAATCTGTACATATTTTAGGTGAAGTTGATTTGACAAAAAAGATTTTCAGAGTACAGCTTTCGCAGAAAGTTGCCGAAGTTATAAAATCTGCTTTTACATTATTAGGAATTGAAGTTCCGGAGAGAATGTAA